One Fuerstiella marisgermanici DNA window includes the following coding sequences:
- a CDS encoding site-2 protease family protein, producing MFGMAGETEFDLRFELLGVPIRVHPVFWISSIWIVWDGDDPRRVFVGVLCIFVSVLVHEMGHGLLSRRYGYPSEIVLYILGGYATATRFSTWKNVKVSAAGPAAGFLLFLLTYITLLLLAASNPESLIGDSMIGYAIKMMLFANLIVTLMNLVPCVPLDGGRIAESLMNLYGGPQSMERTIQLGIVASGLVALRGIYCINTGADYVPLPQFLFPSFRVGDMIYTWSGSGIQPAPRFMVIFFGFLCAQQVIAYNEIKGRR from the coding sequence ATGTTCGGTATGGCGGGGGAGACGGAATTTGATCTGCGGTTTGAACTGCTGGGGGTGCCCATTCGCGTTCATCCGGTGTTTTGGATCAGTTCCATCTGGATTGTCTGGGACGGAGACGACCCGCGTCGCGTCTTTGTGGGAGTTCTGTGCATTTTTGTGTCTGTTCTGGTTCACGAAATGGGTCACGGCCTGCTGTCACGCCGCTACGGATACCCGTCGGAAATTGTGCTGTACATTCTGGGCGGCTATGCCACGGCAACTCGCTTTTCCACCTGGAAGAATGTGAAGGTGTCTGCGGCTGGACCTGCCGCTGGATTCCTGCTGTTCCTTCTGACGTATATCACGTTGCTGCTTCTGGCGGCCTCTAATCCGGAAAGCCTGATCGGTGACAGTATGATCGGGTACGCGATCAAGATGATGTTGTTTGCGAATCTGATTGTCACGTTGATGAATCTCGTACCCTGTGTGCCGCTCGACGGTGGCCGGATCGCGGAATCGCTGATGAATTTGTATGGCGGCCCGCAGTCGATGGAACGCACAATTCAACTTGGCATCGTCGCGTCCGGGCTGGTCGCGTTGCGAGGCATCTATTGCATCAACACCGGTGCAGACTATGTCCCGTTGCCGCAGTTCTTGTTTCCATCGTTTCGAGTGGGAGACATGATCTACACATGGTCGGGCAGTGGGATCCAACCAGCCCCCAGGTTCATGGTTATCTTCTTCGGCTTTCTGTGTGCTCAACAGGTAATCGCCTACAACGAGATCAAGGGGCGAAGGTAA
- the murJ gene encoding murein biosynthesis integral membrane protein MurJ, producing MDRQNTDAPTGKLKGFKVVSLLTLVSRISGLARDSLMASVFGTGWILDAFTVAFRIPNMFRRLFGEGAMTAAFLPEFVRIDEQQGRESASNLFGGVGWRLLKILLLVTVAIEVATTVIYLTVEMSDRSTLLCELSLIMMPYMLLICMAGHYSAALNGVRHFVFPALAPVMLNVMWLGGGLLAAWKLGSGVNEVRVIAGFILMGGVAQLSMLIYKANQFQIRMQLNSALAANSAKSLPVDKVFRAMGPVLLGLSITQINGLIDSFLAWTLMSGNLDGITALEQYTLPEGTAGALYLGQRLYTFPMGVFAIALGTVLFPRFAMHAQANDRTELSRDVVHGLQLVLVVGIPASVGLWFMAAPITDLLFRYGQFDAQAADLTYRMIAAYGIGVWVFSGLLIVNRVFYAVNDQVTPMRQGLVCVGLNLLFDFVMLPAFGGPALPLASVLATLLQLGLALEVLRDRFLVIGRSAFVPLLWRVAICTLVMNACGLGMLYWVSGLENSLDIFSYRLLKVVLPVAVAVVVYAGGLFAVGLSPLKLMNEPHLPDQAPSDANGESKS from the coding sequence ATGGATCGCCAAAATACCGACGCGCCAACCGGCAAGCTGAAGGGCTTCAAAGTCGTCAGCCTGCTGACGCTGGTGAGCCGCATTTCCGGACTGGCTCGTGATTCACTGATGGCCTCGGTATTCGGCACCGGCTGGATTCTGGACGCGTTTACCGTCGCGTTTCGCATTCCGAACATGTTTCGCCGACTGTTTGGTGAAGGAGCGATGACGGCCGCATTTTTGCCCGAATTCGTCCGCATTGACGAACAGCAGGGACGCGAATCGGCGTCGAACTTGTTCGGCGGTGTCGGTTGGCGATTGCTGAAGATCCTGCTGCTGGTGACGGTTGCTATTGAGGTTGCCACGACGGTCATTTACCTGACTGTAGAAATGAGCGACCGGTCGACGCTGTTGTGCGAACTGTCGCTGATCATGATGCCGTACATGCTGCTGATCTGCATGGCAGGGCACTATTCAGCCGCGCTTAACGGTGTCAGGCACTTCGTATTCCCGGCACTGGCTCCAGTCATGCTGAATGTCATGTGGCTGGGCGGCGGGCTGCTGGCGGCGTGGAAGCTGGGTTCAGGCGTCAACGAAGTTCGAGTCATTGCGGGATTTATTCTGATGGGCGGAGTGGCTCAGCTTAGCATGCTGATCTACAAGGCAAATCAGTTTCAAATTCGCATGCAATTGAATTCCGCGTTAGCCGCCAACAGCGCCAAATCTCTGCCGGTGGACAAAGTCTTTCGAGCGATGGGGCCGGTCCTGCTTGGCCTGTCGATCACGCAGATTAATGGACTCATCGATAGCTTCCTGGCGTGGACGCTGATGTCCGGAAATCTCGACGGCATCACGGCGCTCGAACAATACACTCTGCCTGAAGGCACAGCAGGTGCGTTGTATCTCGGCCAGCGACTGTATACGTTCCCCATGGGAGTCTTCGCAATCGCGTTGGGGACCGTGCTGTTTCCTCGCTTCGCCATGCACGCTCAGGCAAACGACCGAACGGAACTCAGCCGCGACGTTGTCCACGGTTTGCAACTGGTGCTGGTCGTCGGAATTCCAGCCAGCGTTGGTCTGTGGTTTATGGCGGCACCAATCACCGACCTGCTGTTCCGCTACGGTCAGTTTGACGCCCAGGCAGCTGACCTGACCTATCGGATGATTGCTGCGTACGGCATCGGCGTGTGGGTGTTCAGCGGACTGTTGATTGTCAATCGAGTGTTCTATGCGGTCAATGACCAGGTCACTCCGATGAGGCAGGGACTCGTCTGCGTCGGTCTCAACCTGCTGTTCGACTTCGTCATGCTGCCGGCCTTCGGTGGCCCCGCGCTTCCTCTGGCCAGCGTGCTGGCGACACTGCTTCAACTGGGGCTGGCACTGGAAGTTCTGCGTGATCGTTTTCTGGTGATCGGCCGATCGGCCTTTGTACCGCTGCTTTGGCGAGTCGCCATTTGCACACTGGTCATGAACGCCTGCGGCCTGGGGATGCTGTACTGGGTATCAGGCCTGGAGAATTCTCTGGATATCTTCAGTTACCGGCTGCTGAAGGTCGTACTCCCCGTAGCCGTCGCGGTCGTGGTGTATGCAGGCGGTCTGTTCGCGGTCGGGCTATCGCCGTTGAAGCTGATGAACGAACCTCATCTGCCGGACCAAGCACCATCGGACGCCAACGGCGAGTCGAAGTCGTAG
- a CDS encoding ABC transporter permease, with translation MKAKILGIFGLLVVLCVFMTIMTSDPWYNVGSSKFLQAGNIQNLLSRTAMFGILGVGVAFVIITGGIDLSIGSLVCMSGVLLAMFLHVEYQPVVSSAVTNVAAESGELTLQRQSSGLNPGDRIRYSGGRRAPSNLLTIASVDGNTIKIVEKLTRDDDQGEIALATPVRTVERFQGDDAEHGARIVLEGQHDLRVRDQLTLVHPESGLKTEAITKVEAGENSTTVYLANNPGKRLDAEWLAIPLKRHQRMPVPLALLSVLLIASTLGLIHGLLVTRARLQPFVVTLCGLLIYRGLSRWLTGDNPAGLGEYSDTLCQVGSGRLTIYTNAAGETFGIPYPFFFLAAIGIVAATFLNRTIWGRYLLALGRNEEAARFSGINTGNVTLAAFVVCSALAAVGGMLFALDSLSISPSSFGNFFELYAIAAAVLGGCSLRGGEGSIVGVVIGTAVMQILNNLIMLLKISGTLEYAIIGSVILVGVLADEVVKRIAAERRLRQRL, from the coding sequence ATGAAGGCAAAGATCCTCGGTATCTTTGGGCTGTTGGTCGTGTTGTGCGTCTTCATGACGATCATGACATCCGATCCGTGGTACAACGTGGGCTCATCAAAATTTCTGCAGGCAGGAAATATCCAGAACCTGCTGAGCCGCACAGCGATGTTCGGCATTCTGGGCGTGGGTGTCGCCTTTGTAATCATCACCGGCGGAATCGATCTTTCGATCGGTTCGCTGGTGTGCATGTCCGGCGTGCTGCTGGCCATGTTTCTGCATGTCGAATACCAGCCGGTTGTGTCATCAGCCGTCACCAACGTTGCGGCGGAATCCGGAGAATTAACACTGCAGCGACAATCATCGGGGCTGAATCCCGGTGACAGGATTCGCTACTCAGGCGGCCGCCGAGCGCCCAGCAACCTGTTGACGATCGCTTCGGTCGACGGCAATACAATCAAGATTGTTGAAAAGCTGACGCGCGACGACGATCAGGGTGAGATTGCTCTGGCGACCCCGGTTCGAACGGTCGAACGATTTCAGGGCGACGATGCGGAACACGGTGCAAGAATCGTCCTTGAAGGCCAGCATGATTTGCGTGTCCGAGACCAACTGACGCTCGTGCATCCGGAATCCGGGCTGAAGACGGAGGCGATCACCAAAGTCGAGGCCGGTGAAAATTCGACCACGGTCTATCTGGCCAACAACCCCGGTAAACGTCTCGACGCCGAATGGCTGGCGATTCCGTTGAAGCGGCATCAGCGCATGCCCGTCCCGCTTGCACTTCTTTCTGTGCTGCTGATCGCTTCGACACTCGGCCTGATACACGGACTGCTGGTCACTCGCGCACGGCTGCAGCCGTTTGTTGTCACACTGTGTGGGCTGCTGATCTACCGAGGCCTCTCGCGCTGGCTCACGGGCGACAACCCGGCGGGACTCGGCGAGTACTCCGACACTTTGTGTCAGGTCGGCAGCGGTCGCCTTACCATCTACACCAACGCCGCCGGCGAAACGTTTGGCATTCCATACCCGTTTTTCTTTTTGGCCGCCATCGGTATCGTGGCTGCCACCTTTTTGAACCGCACAATTTGGGGCCGCTATCTGCTGGCACTGGGACGCAATGAGGAAGCTGCCAGATTTAGCGGCATCAACACGGGCAACGTGACTCTTGCCGCGTTTGTTGTCTGCTCCGCTCTGGCCGCTGTCGGCGGGATGCTGTTCGCCTTGGATTCTCTTTCGATCTCGCCATCCAGCTTTGGCAACTTTTTCGAATTGTATGCGATCGCAGCGGCCGTTCTGGGTGGCTGCAGTTTGCGAGGCGGTGAAGGATCAATCGTGGGTGTCGTGATTGGAACAGCCGTGATGCAGATCCTGAATAATCTGATCATGCTGCTCAAGATCTCGGGAACTCTGGAATACGCTATCATTGGATCGGTCATCCTTGTGGGTGTGCTGGCCGATGAGGTTGTCAAGAGAATCGCGGCCGAGCGGCGGCTGCGTCAACGTCTATAA